A window of the Drosophila simulans strain w501 chromosome 2L, Prin_Dsim_3.1, whole genome shotgun sequence genome harbors these coding sequences:
- the LOC6732396 gene encoding uncharacterized protein LOC6732396 isoform X4, producing the protein MSQTFKTLMHGTEEGRDGAPYSEEQQQQSSEDVPDSTATTTATSTAGEIGGGPRDGGEDDFTDDNNFESNLRRRKGKIISCAKETIENASRQLRRKVPYAGHLMTPRRLWLNKIPTQCDVVIEFPEDAPDEALRWLLARIRSQPPAGLGLLVQVKAHESTRRNAFYVSAPVNVLFKAAEEARLPKRLRPDLGGALREFTTRESHCFQQLRGDVGSTALFTSQERQWLVLQVLQGLRSGCSDIDALHGRAAVAEGQSIVATWQESGLITQVFPLHEPSSLTQLQTHWVKQIFAPQPLDDIAAYFGVKVALYFAWLGHYTCALGVPAVFGTILYCILWGKGQTAQDMGHVLFSLFNVAWASLYLEAWKRYSVELAFRWGTLSTPPELLEPPRPLYKGPLEENNVTGRLEPKEAPAWQRRAFRYLVSFPIIGCCLCVVFAVMFLMLRFQDWLDHHNIPDKGIAQCMYNLHKDWWDSKLPEESVLCCLSVIPKVLLAGAITLMDEAYFKLAVWLNDRENYRLQSKYENHLIAKVALFQFVNSFLSLFYIAFYLRDEEKLKEQLAGLLISRQIIGNLRESAIPYFLEQWKLAKLSFNMWGALSPTQNVTRSLAEELATAEAELKAESTGTPTKSHQPESASKRNIGQAEIESSLYKYDGTFSDHLEMLVQMGYVVLFSAAFPLAGVCALINNLMEIRSDAFKLAHVHQRPFGQRVANIGTWQNALSILSLAAVIVNCALIGLSGQVSRLWPGLTTAQTIILIVTLEHIMLGLRQALTWLLPELPSWLAAEIARAEHCRREMQCKGTSPRPTPPTPQSTTSTQPEQEGPGGLQMESGANTTRDQSMESQVAEDILLYGQEFAVYGRNIEADVNIYENRDSSPDSPPSQTSTILIRPLHESTPPHGGASLSSLHQDGNGGASASTLALNSAAYAARMQSMHIQEIPPFRKKSTDSADHTGSSASSSPQRTTMRQLSAQREPQQQTIPEIPPYKTRKISAESAMHLNMSDKLHIKLHAPEWMSRLKVNDNANLHRSIDCISKELGNSADTADILKPAPSWCNVAMRSGAAGSNLATPPASQHQQQIVASSSSSSGGGGSVFSPSGPGPAGASGGGISNSQSRPSVGALSNSSSGSSHKQQLKQQAKEEKERAKEEKERVKEEKERVKEKEKEKEKERLKEKEIEKAKEKEKEKDAQGAAASTSTAATDDEAKAAELAAKKSRLKQKLVKSARSVAIFSLKLKERRQREAEKAATIAVEHAKALAKLPMPQPVGGELSLIPIEQLIQIEDIIPAMKAASTSGAPTSSSQAGPSTYHQQQHQQQHYHPPSHPHPHTDN; encoded by the exons CTTCCCGCCAACTACGCCGCAAAGTGCCCTACGCAGGTCATTTGATGACTCCTCGTCGCCTTTGGCTCAATAAAATTCCCACACAATGTGATGTGGTTATTGAATTTCCTGAGGATGCACCAGACGAAGCGCTCCGCTGGCTCCTAGCCCGTATCCGCTCGCAGCCGCCGGCTGGTCTGGGTCTTTTGGTCCAGGTCAAGGCGCACGAGAGTACGCGGCGAAATGCGTTCTATGTCAGTGCTCCCGTTAATGT ACTGTTTAAAGCCGCTGAAGAAGCCCGCCTGCCAAAACGCCTGCGACCGGACTTGGGCGGTGCTTTGAGGGAGTTCACCACCCGCGAGAGCCATTGTTTCCAGCAGTTGCGCGGCGATGTGGGAAGCACGGCACTATTCACCTCCCAGGAGCGCCAGTGGCTGGTCCTCCAGGTGCTGCAGGGTCTGCGATCCGGCTGCAGTGACATCGATGCCCTGCATGGCCGAGCGGCTGTCGCCGAGGGTCAGAGCATCGTGGCCACCTGGCAGGAGTCCGGCCTGATCACACAGGTCTTTCCGCTGCACGAGCCCAGTTCGCTGACGCAGCTCCAGACGCACTGGGTTAAGCAGATATTCGCTCCGCAACCTCTGG ATGACATTGCTGCCTATTTTGGCGTTAAGGTTGCCTTGTACTTTGCCTGGCTAGGTCATTACACCTGCGCCTTGGGCGTTCCGGCTGTGTTTGGCACAATTCTCTACTGCATTCTATGGGGCAAGGGTCAAACGGCCCAGGACATGGGCCACGTGCTCTTCTCCCTGTTTAATGTCGCCTGGGCTTCACTGTATCTGGAGGCCTGGAAGCGCTATTCCGTGGAATTGGCCTTCAGATGGGGCACTTTATCAACGCCGCCAGAGCTTTTGGAACCACCTAGGCCGCTGTATAAG GGTCCTTTGGAGGAGAACAACGTGACGGGTCGTTTGGAGCCCAAGGAGGCGCCGGCATGGCAGCGTCGAGCGTTTCGCTATCTGGTCAGCTTTCCCATAATTGGATGTTGTCTGTGTGTGGTCTTTGCTGTGATGTTTCTCATGCTGCGTTTCCAG GATTGGCTGGATCACCATAACATACCAGATAAAGGAATTGCTCAATGCATGTATAATTTGCACAAG GACTGGTGGGACTCCAAGTTGCCGGAGGAAAGTGTATTATGCTGCCTGAGTGTTATACCGAAAGTTTTGCTGGCAGGAGCCATTACCTTGATGGACGAGGCCTATTTTAAGTTGGCCGTTTGGTTGAACGACCGCG AAAACTACCGCCTGCAGTCGAAATATGAGAACCACTTGATAGCTAAAGTGGCTCTTTTCCAGTTTGTCAACTCCTTCCTATCGCTTTTTTATATAGCGTTCTATTTGCGGGATGAGGAGAAACTTAAAGAG CAACTGGCTGGTCTGCTCATCTCGCGCCAAATCATTGGAAATCTACGAGAGTCTGCGATTCCCTATTTTCTTGAACAATGGAAACTGGCCAAATTGAGCTTCAATATGTGGGGTGCTCTTAGCCCTACGCAAAATGTGACCCGTAGTCTTGCCGAGGAACTGGCCACTGCAGAAGCGGAACTGAAGGCGGAGTCCACTGGAACGCCCACCAAATCCCACCAGCCGGAATCGGCAAGTAAAAGAAACATTGGACAGGCTGAAATAGAGAGCTCGTTGTACAAG TATGATGGCACTTTTTCTGACCACTTGGAGATGCTCGTTCAAATGGGCTATGTGGTGCTCTTTTCGGCCGCCTTTCCACTGGCTGGAGTTTGTGCTCTGATCAATAACCTGATGGAGATTCGGTCGGATGCCTTCAAACTGGCCCATGTTCATCAGCGTCCCTTTGGGCAACGTGTGGCCAACATCGGAACTTGGCAAAATGCCCTGAGCATCCTGTCGCTCGCCGCCGTTATCGTGAATTGCGCCTTGATTGGCCTCTCTGGACAGGTGTCGAGGCTATGGCCAGGATTGACCACGGCACAGACAATTATTCTAATTGTTACCCTGGAG CACATAATGTTGGGACTGCGGCAAGCACTTACCTGGCTCCTACCGGAGTTGCCCTCGTGGTTGGCAGCGGAAATCGCACGTGCCGAACATTGCCGCCGGGAAATGCAATGCAAGGGCACCTCGCCGCGCCCCACACCTCCCACTCCGCAGTCGACCACGTCGACGCAGCCGGAACAGGAGGGCCCCGGCGGATTGCAAATGGAGAGCGGAGCGAATACCACACGAGACCAGTCCATGGAGAGCCAGGTGGCCGAGGATATACTTCTCTACGGACAAGAGTTCGCTGTCTACGGGCGTAACATCGAGGCGGATGTCAATATTTATGAGAATCGTGATTCATCACCGGATTCGCCGCCCTCGCAG ACCAGCACCATATTGATTAGACCGCTGCATGAGTCAACGCCACCACATGGTGGAGCCTCCCTGAGCAGTCTGCATCAGGACGGTAATGGCGG AGCTTCCGCCAGCACGCTAGCGCTGAACTCGGCGGCATATGCAGCTCGCATGCAATCTATGCATATTCAAGAAATACCGCCCTTCCGAAAGAAATCAACCGATTCAGCCGATCACACAGGCAGCAGCGCCAGTAGCAGCCCCCAGCGAACCACGATGCGGCAACTATCGGCGCAGCGGGAGCCGCAACAGCAGACGATCCCTGAGATACCACCGTACAAGACGCGCAAGATATCCGCGGAGAGTGCCATGCATCTGAATATGAGC GACAAGCTACACATAAAACTTCATGCACCAGAATGGATGTCACGTTTGAAAGTCAACGACAATGCTAATCTGCATAGAAGCATAGATTGTATTTCAAAG GAACTCGGAAACAGCGCAGATACAGCAGACATTTTGAAGCCAGCTCCATCATGGTGTAATGTGGCCATGAGATCGggagcagcaggcagcaaTTTGGCCACGCCACCAGCCtcgcagcaccagcagcaaatAGTTgcgtcctcatcctcgtcctctggcggcggtggcagcgTCTTTAGCCCCAGTGGCCCTGGCCCGGCTGGAGCTTCCGGCGGTGGGATCAGCAATTCCCAGTCAAGACCTAGTGTTGGCGCACTATCAAACTCTTCATCTGGTTCATCCCATAAACAGCAATTGAAGCAGCAGGccaaggaggagaaggagcgggctaaggaggagaaggagcgtgttaaggaggagaaggagcgtGTTAAGGAGAAGGAGAAAGAAAAGGAGAAGGAACGACTGAAGGAAAAGGAAATCGAAAAGGCaaaggagaaggagaaagAAAAGGATGCCcagggagcagcagcatccacatcaacagcagccacTGATGACGAGGCTAAGG ctgccgaaCTCGCTGCCAAGAAATCTCGTCTCAAGCAGAAGCTGGTGAAGAGTGCGAGGTCAGTGGCCATCTTCTCGCTGAAGCTCAAGGAGCGAAGACAACGGGAGGCGGAGAAGGCAGCCACCATAGCAGTGGAGCATGCCAAG GCTCTGGCCAAGCTGCCCATGCCACAGCCAGTGGGCGGCGAGTTGTCTCTTATACCCATCGAACAACTTATACAAATTGAGGATATCATACCTGCGATGAAAGCTGCAAGCACCTCGGGTGCACCCACATCGTCCAGTCAAGCCGGCCCATCGACGtatcatcaacagcagcatcaacaacagcaCTACCACCCACCttcgcatccacatccgcacaCGGATAATTAG
- the LOC6732396 gene encoding uncharacterized protein LOC6732396 isoform X7: MSQTFKTLMHGTEEGRDGAPYSEEQQQQSSEDVPDSTATTTATSTAGEIGGGPRDGGEDDFTDDNNFESNLRRRKGKIISCAKETIENASRQLRRKVPYAGHLMTPRRLWLNKIPTQCDVVIEFPEDAPDEALRWLLARIRSQPPAGLGLLVQVKAHESTRRNAFYVSAPVNVLFKAAEEARLPKRLRPDLGGALREFTTRESHCFQQLRGDVGSTALFTSQERQWLVLQVLQGLRSGCSDIDALHGRAAVAEGQSIVATWQESGLITQVFPLHEPSSLTQLQTHWVKQIFAPQPLDDIAAYFGVKVALYFAWLGHYTCALGVPAVFGTILYCILWGKGQTAQDMGHVLFSLFNVAWASLYLEAWKRYSVELAFRWGTLSTPPELLEPPRPLYKGPLEENNVTGRLEPKEAPAWQRRAFRYLVSFPIIGCCLCVVFAVMFLMLRFQDWLDHHNIPDKGIAQCMYNLHKDWWDSKLPEESVLCCLSVIPKVLLAGAITLMDEAYFKLAVWLNDRENYRLQSKYENHLIAKVALFQFVNSFLSLFYIAFYLRDEEKLKEQLAGLLISRQIIGNLRESAIPYFLEQWKLAKLSFNMWGALSPTQNVTRSLAEELATAEAELKAESTGTPTKSHQPESASKRNIGQAEIESSLYKYDGTFSDHLEMLVQMGYVVLFSAAFPLAGVCALINNLMEIRSDAFKLAHVHQRPFGQRVANIGTWQNALSILSLAAVIVNCALIGLSGQVSRLWPGLTTAQTIILIVTLEHIMLGLRQALTWLLPELPSWLAAEIARAEHCRREMQCKGTSPRPTPPTPQSTTSTQPEQEGPGGLQMESGANTTRDQSMESQVAEDILLYGQEFAVYGRNIEADVNIYENRDSSPDSPPSQTSTILIRPLHESTPPHGGASLSSLHQDGNGGASASTLALNSAAYAARMQSMHIQEIPPFRKKSTDSADHTGSSASSSPQRTTMRQLSAQREPQQQTIPEIPPYKTRKISAESAMHLNMSELGNSADTADILKPAPSWCNVAMRSGAAGSNLATPPASQHQQQIVASSSSSSGGGGSVFSPSGPGPAGASGGGISNSQSRPSVGALSNSSSGSSHKQQLKQQAKEEKERAKEEKERVKEEKERVKEKEKEKEKERLKEKEIEKAKEKEKEKDAQGAAASTSTAATDDEAKAAELAAKKSRLKQKLVKSARSVAIFSLKLKERRQREAEKAATIAVEHAKALAKLPMPQPVGGELSLIPIEQLIQIEDIIPAMKAASTSGAPTSSSQAGPSTYHQQQHQQQHYHPPSHPHPHTDN, translated from the exons CTTCCCGCCAACTACGCCGCAAAGTGCCCTACGCAGGTCATTTGATGACTCCTCGTCGCCTTTGGCTCAATAAAATTCCCACACAATGTGATGTGGTTATTGAATTTCCTGAGGATGCACCAGACGAAGCGCTCCGCTGGCTCCTAGCCCGTATCCGCTCGCAGCCGCCGGCTGGTCTGGGTCTTTTGGTCCAGGTCAAGGCGCACGAGAGTACGCGGCGAAATGCGTTCTATGTCAGTGCTCCCGTTAATGT ACTGTTTAAAGCCGCTGAAGAAGCCCGCCTGCCAAAACGCCTGCGACCGGACTTGGGCGGTGCTTTGAGGGAGTTCACCACCCGCGAGAGCCATTGTTTCCAGCAGTTGCGCGGCGATGTGGGAAGCACGGCACTATTCACCTCCCAGGAGCGCCAGTGGCTGGTCCTCCAGGTGCTGCAGGGTCTGCGATCCGGCTGCAGTGACATCGATGCCCTGCATGGCCGAGCGGCTGTCGCCGAGGGTCAGAGCATCGTGGCCACCTGGCAGGAGTCCGGCCTGATCACACAGGTCTTTCCGCTGCACGAGCCCAGTTCGCTGACGCAGCTCCAGACGCACTGGGTTAAGCAGATATTCGCTCCGCAACCTCTGG ATGACATTGCTGCCTATTTTGGCGTTAAGGTTGCCTTGTACTTTGCCTGGCTAGGTCATTACACCTGCGCCTTGGGCGTTCCGGCTGTGTTTGGCACAATTCTCTACTGCATTCTATGGGGCAAGGGTCAAACGGCCCAGGACATGGGCCACGTGCTCTTCTCCCTGTTTAATGTCGCCTGGGCTTCACTGTATCTGGAGGCCTGGAAGCGCTATTCCGTGGAATTGGCCTTCAGATGGGGCACTTTATCAACGCCGCCAGAGCTTTTGGAACCACCTAGGCCGCTGTATAAG GGTCCTTTGGAGGAGAACAACGTGACGGGTCGTTTGGAGCCCAAGGAGGCGCCGGCATGGCAGCGTCGAGCGTTTCGCTATCTGGTCAGCTTTCCCATAATTGGATGTTGTCTGTGTGTGGTCTTTGCTGTGATGTTTCTCATGCTGCGTTTCCAG GATTGGCTGGATCACCATAACATACCAGATAAAGGAATTGCTCAATGCATGTATAATTTGCACAAG GACTGGTGGGACTCCAAGTTGCCGGAGGAAAGTGTATTATGCTGCCTGAGTGTTATACCGAAAGTTTTGCTGGCAGGAGCCATTACCTTGATGGACGAGGCCTATTTTAAGTTGGCCGTTTGGTTGAACGACCGCG AAAACTACCGCCTGCAGTCGAAATATGAGAACCACTTGATAGCTAAAGTGGCTCTTTTCCAGTTTGTCAACTCCTTCCTATCGCTTTTTTATATAGCGTTCTATTTGCGGGATGAGGAGAAACTTAAAGAG CAACTGGCTGGTCTGCTCATCTCGCGCCAAATCATTGGAAATCTACGAGAGTCTGCGATTCCCTATTTTCTTGAACAATGGAAACTGGCCAAATTGAGCTTCAATATGTGGGGTGCTCTTAGCCCTACGCAAAATGTGACCCGTAGTCTTGCCGAGGAACTGGCCACTGCAGAAGCGGAACTGAAGGCGGAGTCCACTGGAACGCCCACCAAATCCCACCAGCCGGAATCGGCAAGTAAAAGAAACATTGGACAGGCTGAAATAGAGAGCTCGTTGTACAAG TATGATGGCACTTTTTCTGACCACTTGGAGATGCTCGTTCAAATGGGCTATGTGGTGCTCTTTTCGGCCGCCTTTCCACTGGCTGGAGTTTGTGCTCTGATCAATAACCTGATGGAGATTCGGTCGGATGCCTTCAAACTGGCCCATGTTCATCAGCGTCCCTTTGGGCAACGTGTGGCCAACATCGGAACTTGGCAAAATGCCCTGAGCATCCTGTCGCTCGCCGCCGTTATCGTGAATTGCGCCTTGATTGGCCTCTCTGGACAGGTGTCGAGGCTATGGCCAGGATTGACCACGGCACAGACAATTATTCTAATTGTTACCCTGGAG CACATAATGTTGGGACTGCGGCAAGCACTTACCTGGCTCCTACCGGAGTTGCCCTCGTGGTTGGCAGCGGAAATCGCACGTGCCGAACATTGCCGCCGGGAAATGCAATGCAAGGGCACCTCGCCGCGCCCCACACCTCCCACTCCGCAGTCGACCACGTCGACGCAGCCGGAACAGGAGGGCCCCGGCGGATTGCAAATGGAGAGCGGAGCGAATACCACACGAGACCAGTCCATGGAGAGCCAGGTGGCCGAGGATATACTTCTCTACGGACAAGAGTTCGCTGTCTACGGGCGTAACATCGAGGCGGATGTCAATATTTATGAGAATCGTGATTCATCACCGGATTCGCCGCCCTCGCAG ACCAGCACCATATTGATTAGACCGCTGCATGAGTCAACGCCACCACATGGTGGAGCCTCCCTGAGCAGTCTGCATCAGGACGGTAATGGCGG AGCTTCCGCCAGCACGCTAGCGCTGAACTCGGCGGCATATGCAGCTCGCATGCAATCTATGCATATTCAAGAAATACCGCCCTTCCGAAAGAAATCAACCGATTCAGCCGATCACACAGGCAGCAGCGCCAGTAGCAGCCCCCAGCGAACCACGATGCGGCAACTATCGGCGCAGCGGGAGCCGCAACAGCAGACGATCCCTGAGATACCACCGTACAAGACGCGCAAGATATCCGCGGAGAGTGCCATGCATCTGAATATGAGC GAACTCGGAAACAGCGCAGATACAGCAGACATTTTGAAGCCAGCTCCATCATGGTGTAATGTGGCCATGAGATCGggagcagcaggcagcaaTTTGGCCACGCCACCAGCCtcgcagcaccagcagcaaatAGTTgcgtcctcatcctcgtcctctggcggcggtggcagcgTCTTTAGCCCCAGTGGCCCTGGCCCGGCTGGAGCTTCCGGCGGTGGGATCAGCAATTCCCAGTCAAGACCTAGTGTTGGCGCACTATCAAACTCTTCATCTGGTTCATCCCATAAACAGCAATTGAAGCAGCAGGccaaggaggagaaggagcgggctaaggaggagaaggagcgtgttaaggaggagaaggagcgtGTTAAGGAGAAGGAGAAAGAAAAGGAGAAGGAACGACTGAAGGAAAAGGAAATCGAAAAGGCaaaggagaaggagaaagAAAAGGATGCCcagggagcagcagcatccacatcaacagcagccacTGATGACGAGGCTAAGG ctgccgaaCTCGCTGCCAAGAAATCTCGTCTCAAGCAGAAGCTGGTGAAGAGTGCGAGGTCAGTGGCCATCTTCTCGCTGAAGCTCAAGGAGCGAAGACAACGGGAGGCGGAGAAGGCAGCCACCATAGCAGTGGAGCATGCCAAG GCTCTGGCCAAGCTGCCCATGCCACAGCCAGTGGGCGGCGAGTTGTCTCTTATACCCATCGAACAACTTATACAAATTGAGGATATCATACCTGCGATGAAAGCTGCAAGCACCTCGGGTGCACCCACATCGTCCAGTCAAGCCGGCCCATCGACGtatcatcaacagcagcatcaacaacagcaCTACCACCCACCttcgcatccacatccgcacaCGGATAATTAG